In a single window of the Streptomyces sp. NBC_00285 genome:
- a CDS encoding ADP-ribosylglycohydrolase family protein — protein sequence MLRLTWVQPEDLLGHELRQASQDGREPSSVAARWRAAGGPDAPLRAGASGQPASRYLRQLAEDLLDELADLPSTLADSEPTDLRRIRNLCPDWPAPTPTAPPSVAALEAAWLGRAVGCLLGKPVEKLPLDAIRRLARSTGNWPLNTYFTAKGVPAELLTAHPWNRRSATTSLAENIDGMPEDDDLNYPLLNLLLLRRHGRAFTTTDVATRWLDELPAGRTFTAERVAYRNLLQGLEPPRTARHRNPFREWIGALIRADVHGWTNPGNPAAAAEQAHRDATLSHTANGVYAAMFTAAVIAEAASGTTDIHACLNTGLTVIPPNSRLAKAITHAVQLAGKHADFDDVVDELHATHAETHHWVHAIPNTALIAAALTHAGGDFTGSICRAVSGGWDTDSNGATAGSIAGLLTGAPDHLPDRWTAPLKNRLATSVADFNGTGFDTLAHLTHRETARP from the coding sequence ATGCTCCGACTGACCTGGGTCCAGCCGGAGGACCTGCTCGGCCACGAACTGCGCCAGGCGTCCCAGGACGGCCGGGAGCCGTCCTCGGTCGCGGCGAGATGGCGGGCCGCGGGCGGCCCCGACGCCCCGCTGCGGGCGGGCGCCTCCGGGCAGCCCGCGTCGAGGTATCTGCGGCAGCTGGCAGAGGACCTGCTGGACGAACTGGCCGACCTGCCCAGCACGTTGGCGGACAGCGAGCCAACGGATCTGAGAAGGATCCGGAACCTGTGCCCGGACTGGCCCGCCCCCACTCCCACGGCGCCTCCGTCCGTGGCCGCGCTGGAAGCGGCCTGGCTGGGCCGGGCGGTCGGCTGCCTACTGGGCAAACCGGTGGAGAAGCTCCCCCTGGACGCCATCCGCCGACTCGCCCGGTCCACCGGCAACTGGCCCCTGAACACCTACTTCACGGCGAAGGGCGTACCCGCCGAACTCCTCACCGCCCACCCGTGGAACCGCCGCTCGGCCACCACGTCCCTCGCCGAGAACATCGACGGCATGCCCGAGGACGACGACCTCAACTACCCCTTGCTGAACCTGCTGTTGCTGCGACGCCACGGCAGGGCCTTCACCACCACGGACGTGGCGACCCGCTGGCTCGACGAACTCCCCGCGGGCCGAACGTTCACCGCCGAACGCGTCGCCTACCGCAACCTCCTCCAGGGCCTGGAACCCCCGAGGACGGCCCGCCACCGCAACCCCTTCCGCGAATGGATCGGCGCTCTCATCCGCGCCGACGTCCACGGCTGGACCAACCCCGGCAACCCGGCCGCGGCGGCCGAACAGGCCCACCGGGACGCCACCCTCAGCCACACGGCGAACGGCGTCTACGCGGCGATGTTCACGGCCGCGGTGATCGCCGAGGCCGCGTCCGGTACCACCGACATCCATGCCTGCCTGAACACCGGCCTCACCGTGATCCCCCCGAACTCCCGTCTGGCGAAGGCGATCACCCACGCCGTGCAACTCGCGGGGAAACACGCCGACTTCGACGACGTCGTGGACGAACTCCACGCCACCCACGCCGAAACCCACCACTGGGTCCACGCGATTCCCAACACCGCGCTGATCGCCGCCGCCCTCACCCACGCCGGCGGCGACTTCACCGGCTCCATCTGCCGTGCGGTCAGCGGAGGTTGGGACACCGACTCCAACGGCGCCACGGCAGGAAGCATCGCCGGCCTCCTCA
- a CDS encoding ADP-ribosylglycohydrolase family protein, whose protein sequence is MTPKKPETDPEHSLEDRITGALVGAAVGDALGGPVEGYSPDQILERHAGRVHGIVGPWNGDAWRTARPIAPYHKGDGHVTDDTLMTHALIRVYDRVRGHLDAYAIADHLVPDLMTNPRWIPELEAEALPLHRIFLAEKWLVTRLHYGHVDPREAGVGNIVNCGAAMYMAPVGLVNAADPRAAYAEALDIAAAHQSSYGREAAGVFAAAVAAAATPDATPDSVVTACLTLAKDGTRTAIEQVCEVAGRHTDVESALRPLREAVAPYDTVGPDYRAPSLGARRPSRLHTIEELPIALGMLLVAGGDYRQAVLGSVNYGRDCDSIATMAGALAGALGSPVPEDWSKTVAEASRLDLWEPAATLTAVTGEIFAQDVRHRRSHEAAFAALGGPRCSD, encoded by the coding sequence ATGACGCCCAAAAAACCAGAAACCGATCCAGAGCACAGCCTTGAGGACAGGATCACCGGCGCCCTCGTGGGTGCGGCGGTCGGCGACGCCCTCGGCGGTCCCGTCGAGGGCTACTCCCCCGACCAGATCCTCGAACGCCACGCCGGCCGCGTCCACGGCATCGTCGGCCCCTGGAACGGCGACGCCTGGCGCACCGCCCGCCCCATCGCCCCGTACCACAAGGGCGACGGCCACGTCACCGACGACACCTTGATGACCCACGCGCTGATCCGCGTCTACGACCGCGTCAGAGGCCACCTCGACGCCTACGCGATCGCCGACCACCTGGTCCCCGACCTGATGACGAACCCCCGCTGGATCCCGGAACTGGAGGCGGAGGCCCTGCCCCTGCACCGCATCTTCCTCGCGGAGAAGTGGCTGGTCACCCGCCTCCACTACGGCCATGTGGATCCGCGGGAAGCGGGCGTCGGCAACATCGTCAACTGCGGCGCGGCGATGTACATGGCCCCCGTGGGCCTGGTCAACGCGGCCGACCCGCGGGCCGCCTACGCGGAGGCCCTGGACATCGCGGCCGCCCACCAGTCGTCGTACGGCCGGGAGGCGGCGGGAGTCTTCGCGGCGGCGGTGGCCGCGGCGGCGACCCCGGACGCCACACCGGACTCGGTCGTCACGGCCTGTCTGACCCTGGCGAAGGACGGCACGCGTACCGCGATCGAGCAGGTCTGCGAAGTGGCCGGCCGGCACACGGACGTCGAATCGGCGCTACGACCCCTGCGCGAGGCCGTTGCCCCCTACGACACCGTGGGCCCCGACTACCGCGCCCCCTCCCTCGGCGCCCGCCGCCCCTCCCGTCTCCACACGATCGAGGAACTCCCCATCGCCCTGGGGATGTTGCTGGTGGCCGGCGGCGACTACCGCCAGGCGGTTCTCGGCTCGGTGAACTACGGCAGGGACTGCGACTCGATCGCCACCATGGCCGGTGCGCTGGCCGGCGCGCTCGGCTCCCCGGTCCCGGAGGACTGGTCCAAGACGGTCGCGGAAGCCAGCCGCCTGGACCTCTGGGAACCGGCGGCGACCCTGACGGCCGTGACCGGGGAGATCTTCGCGCAGGATGTACGCCATCGCCGAAGCCACGAGGCGGCGTTCGCGGCGCTCGGAGGCCCGAGATGCTCCGACTGA
- a CDS encoding VIT1/CCC1 transporter family protein: MAIIDIEAPLHEAHRDNHTHRDVNGGWLRPAVFGAMDGLVSNLALMTGVAGGAVGQNTIVLTGLAGLAAGAFSMAAGEYTSVAAQRELVEAELDVERRELRKHPQDEEAELAALYEGRGVEPALAREVARQLSKDPEQALEIHAREELGIDPGDLPSPLVAAVSSFGSFALGAVLPVLPYLLGATVLWPAVLLALVGLFACGAVVARVTTRTWWYSGLRQLVLGGAAAGVTYALGSFFGTAVG, encoded by the coding sequence ATGGCCATCATCGACATCGAAGCGCCGCTGCACGAGGCACACCGCGACAACCACACGCACCGGGACGTGAACGGCGGCTGGCTGCGGCCCGCCGTCTTCGGCGCCATGGACGGACTCGTCTCCAACCTCGCCCTGATGACCGGTGTCGCCGGCGGGGCCGTCGGTCAGAACACCATCGTGCTGACCGGACTCGCGGGGCTCGCCGCCGGCGCCTTCTCCATGGCCGCCGGTGAGTACACCTCCGTCGCCGCGCAGCGCGAACTCGTCGAGGCCGAACTGGACGTGGAGCGGCGGGAGTTGCGCAAGCATCCGCAGGACGAGGAGGCCGAGCTCGCCGCCCTGTACGAGGGGCGGGGTGTCGAGCCCGCGCTGGCGCGCGAGGTCGCCCGGCAGCTGTCGAAGGACCCCGAGCAGGCCCTTGAGATCCATGCCCGTGAGGAACTGGGGATCGATCCGGGCGATCTGCCCTCCCCGCTCGTCGCCGCCGTGTCCAGCTTCGGGTCCTTCGCCCTGGGTGCGGTGCTGCCGGTGCTCCCGTATCTTCTCGGCGCGACCGTGCTCTGGCCCGCCGTGCTGCTGGCCCTTGTCGGACTGTTCGCGTGCGGTGCCGTCGTGGCCAGGGTGACCACCCGGACCTGGTGGTACAGCGGCCTGCGGCAGTTGGTCCTGGGAGGCGCGGCGGCCGGTGTGACGTACGCCCTGGGCAGTTTCTTCGGAACGGCCGTAGGATAG
- a CDS encoding ADP-ribosylglycohydrolase family protein: MTPPAPWDETAALSLTANGSSAAATDDGNAPQGPPAPDQESHADGAGGSRGTEDPDAARLPQATRGDKAERTVGLLLGLAAGDAAGWPAARHRAARMPDWTRRLTRELDTFAEQNATTTLPVPIALNQPPEPLRLGPSDDAEWAAFTAEALLRAGDDTALGDLTRERRTRAAIDLTWNALAAEVAAAADRAPEIESAVLPLRARISVRAGLGNLVAGLRPPATGHDNPHYFDDAACVRACVLAVAHLGDPRLAADLAEFDARYTQDGDGVHGARAMAAALSLALTGAPVDTCVAAALAELPEDTEIGRNARHALHLARSADSAFALIPALEHEIVDHVYSYGIAAAETVPVALALATAARGRIAEAVPAAACLSRVADSAPALAGALTGALGGAAAIPASWRATCRTLSGCALPRLTGTDLVELAGLLESAQPPLPGG; the protein is encoded by the coding sequence ATGACCCCACCGGCACCGTGGGACGAGACGGCGGCCCTCTCCCTCACAGCGAACGGGAGTTCAGCCGCTGCCACCGACGACGGGAACGCCCCGCAGGGGCCACCCGCACCCGACCAGGAAAGCCATGCGGATGGTGCCGGTGGGAGCCGGGGAACCGAGGACCCCGACGCGGCCCGGTTGCCGCAGGCAACCCGCGGGGACAAGGCCGAAAGGACCGTCGGCCTCCTCCTGGGCCTGGCCGCGGGCGACGCCGCCGGCTGGCCGGCCGCCCGCCACCGAGCGGCCCGGATGCCCGACTGGACCCGCCGCCTCACCCGCGAACTCGACACCTTCGCCGAGCAGAACGCCACCACCACCCTCCCCGTCCCCATCGCCCTGAACCAGCCCCCCGAGCCGCTGCGCCTGGGCCCCTCCGACGACGCCGAATGGGCGGCCTTCACCGCGGAAGCCCTCCTGCGCGCGGGAGACGACACGGCCTTGGGCGACCTGACCCGAGAACGCCGTACCAGAGCGGCGATCGACCTCACCTGGAACGCCCTGGCCGCCGAGGTGGCCGCGGCGGCGGACCGTGCCCCCGAGATCGAGTCCGCCGTCCTCCCGCTGCGCGCCCGTATCTCCGTACGGGCGGGACTGGGCAACCTCGTGGCCGGTCTGCGCCCGCCCGCCACCGGCCACGACAACCCCCACTACTTCGACGACGCGGCCTGCGTCCGGGCCTGCGTCCTCGCCGTCGCCCACCTCGGCGACCCCCGACTCGCCGCGGATCTCGCCGAGTTCGACGCCCGCTACACCCAGGACGGCGACGGGGTGCACGGCGCCCGGGCGATGGCCGCGGCCCTGTCCCTCGCCCTGACCGGCGCACCCGTCGACACCTGCGTGGCAGCGGCCCTCGCCGAACTCCCCGAGGACACCGAGATCGGCCGCAATGCCCGTCACGCCCTGCACCTCGCACGGTCCGCCGACAGCGCGTTCGCCCTGATCCCCGCCCTGGAACACGAGATCGTCGACCACGTCTACAGCTACGGCATCGCGGCCGCCGAAACCGTCCCGGTGGCCCTCGCCCTGGCCACCGCGGCCCGCGGCCGGATCGCCGAAGCGGTCCCGGCCGCGGCCTGTCTCTCCCGGGTCGCCGACTCGGCCCCCGCCCTGGCGGGGGCCCTGACCGGCGCACTGGGCGGCGCCGCCGCGATCCCCGCCTCCTGGCGGGCCACCTGCCGCACCCTCTCCGGCTGCGCCCTCCCCCGCCTCACCGGAACGGACCTCGTGGAACTCGCCGGACTCCTGGAATCCGCACAACCGCCCCTCCCGGGAGGATGA
- a CDS encoding ADP-ribosylglycohydrolase family protein gives MASIACIPSVPAPQGAAGLRERARGALLGLAVGDALGAPAENMKPSEIRARWGRIEGYVVDEPAGTDDTEYAIFSGLLLARHGSALTPSHVEAAWHEWIADRDEGPFRGAGFSERGTLENLRRGLAAPISAQHRHAWSDGLAMRAAPFGVFAAGRPAEAARLVAIDGSVSHAGEGIYGGQAVAAGVAAAMAGAPTIAVVASALAVIPDDSWTARSLRRAVAVAHRGERAVRSCVVIGGYPWTDLAPEAVALAFGAYAVADGDFREAVLTAVNMGRDADTTAAVAGALAGATRGASAIPADWASAIGPARGSCLPSMAGHHVLDVAELLVAGEDTKWSGQPNPNAFALAADNDTEVSS, from the coding sequence ATGGCATCGATCGCCTGCATTCCCTCGGTCCCCGCGCCCCAGGGCGCCGCCGGACTCCGCGAGCGGGCCCGCGGCGCCCTGCTGGGCCTCGCGGTCGGAGACGCCCTCGGGGCCCCCGCCGAGAACATGAAGCCGTCGGAGATCCGCGCCCGCTGGGGCCGTATCGAGGGATACGTGGTGGACGAGCCGGCCGGCACGGACGACACGGAGTACGCGATCTTCTCCGGCCTGCTCCTTGCCCGCCACGGCTCGGCCCTGACCCCCTCCCATGTGGAGGCGGCCTGGCACGAGTGGATCGCGGACCGCGACGAGGGCCCGTTCCGGGGCGCGGGATTCAGTGAGCGCGGCACGCTGGAGAACCTCCGCCGGGGCCTCGCCGCCCCCATCTCCGCCCAGCACCGGCACGCCTGGAGCGACGGCCTGGCCATGCGGGCGGCCCCCTTCGGGGTCTTCGCGGCGGGCCGCCCCGCGGAGGCCGCCCGCCTGGTGGCAATCGACGGCTCGGTGAGCCATGCCGGCGAGGGCATCTACGGCGGCCAGGCGGTCGCGGCCGGAGTGGCGGCGGCGATGGCAGGCGCCCCGACGATCGCGGTGGTCGCCTCGGCGCTGGCGGTGATCCCGGACGACAGCTGGACGGCCCGCTCCCTGCGCCGTGCCGTGGCGGTGGCCCACCGGGGCGAACGGGCGGTCCGCTCCTGCGTCGTCATCGGCGGCTATCCGTGGACCGACCTGGCCCCGGAGGCGGTGGCCCTCGCCTTCGGGGCCTACGCGGTGGCCGACGGCGACTTCCGCGAGGCGGTGCTGACGGCGGTGAACATGGGGAGGGACGCCGACACCACGGCCGCGGTGGCGGGCGCACTGGCCGGCGCGACCAGGGGCGCGTCGGCCATCCCGGCCGACTGGGCATCGGCGATCGGCCCGGCGCGAGGCAGCTGCCTCCCCTCCATGGCGGGCCATCACGTCCTGGACGTGGCGGAACTGCTGGTGGCGGGCGAGGACACGAAGTGGAGCGGACAGCCGAATCCGAACGCCTTCGCACTCGCGGCGGACAACGACACGGAGGTGTCCTCATGA